Genomic window (Ureibacillus composti):
TGTAGAAGGAAAAAGAAGCGGAATGCAAGAAGAATTAGTGAGTGATCTTGCGAAGTGGACATCCATTCCAACAACCTATGCTGGTGGGGTACGTTCCCTTGAGGACCTTCAAAAGTTCGAAAAACTTTCAGATGGAAAACTTCACGTAACTATTGGTAGTGCACTTGATATATTCGGTGGAGATCTACCTTATCAAGACGTTGTTTCTTATTGTAAAAAGAAATAAATTAAAAGGCGTGTAGATTTTTACACGCCTTACTTTTATATAAACATTCCTGCAATTGCTGCACTTAATAAAGAAGCAAGTGTCCCAGCAAATACTGCTCTTACTGCCATTTTCGCTATAATTGGACGACGGTTTGGTGCCATTGATCCCAGACCACCAATCAGTATAGCCATTGAACTTAAATTTGCAAAACCACATAATGCGAAACTAATGATCATCACTGTCTTATCCGATAAATTTGGAATATCTGGCCCAAAATTTGAATACGCAACAAATTCATTTAAAACTAGCTTTTGCCCAATGTAGGAACCTGCCGTAACGGCTTCTTGCCAAGGTACCCCAATTGCAAAGGCTAATGGTGAAAAGACATATCCAAGTATACCCTCTAATGTAATATGTTCAAAACCAAAAATGGAACCAATACCACTTAAAATCCCGTTAAGAAGAGCAATTAATGCGATAAATGCCAATAACATAGCTCCTACATTCACAGCTAATTTCAAGCCATCTCCCGCACCACGAGCTGCAGCATCAATGACATTAGCAGAGTCTGACCCCTTGTCTAATCTAAAGTTTGATTCATCCACTTTTTCTGTTTCAGGTAACATTAACTTTGCCATAACTAATCCGGCTGGCGCTGCCATAAAACTAGCAGCAATTAAATATTCTAACGGAACCCCCAATAATGAGTATCCAACTAATACTGAACCAGAAACTGAAGCTAACCCCCCAGTCATTACTGCAAATAGTTCTGATTTCGTCATTTTTTCTAAGAATGGTCGAATTACTAATGGAGCTTCTGTCTGACCAACAAATATATTTGCAGCTGAGTTTACAGATTCCACCTTACTCGTTCCTAATAATTTAGATAAAGCCCCTCCAAGAATACGAATCACAATTTGCATAATACCGAGATAATAAAGAACAGAAATTAATGCCGAGAAGAAAATAATTACGGTTAAAACATGAATGGCAAATACAAAACCAGTTGCTTCTGTGTCTGCTAAAGGCCCAAAAACAAAAGTAATTCCTTCATTTGCATAATTAATTAAGTTTTGTATCCCTTCTGAAATTCTCATTAAAACTTCTCGTCCAAATTCCCATTTTAAAACGACAAAAGCAAAGGCTAATTGGATCGCTAATCCCCCAAAAATCGTTCTCCAATTTATTGCTTTACGATTCATTGAAAATAAAATTGCGATCAAAACGACAACTAGAATACCAAAAATTCCCCACAAAATATTCATAAAACACCTACTTCATAGACTATGTATATTCATAAGTCAGACGACTAACAAATAAAACTTATATAAGTTTAACAAAAAAAGGTGTTCATCTTGATTTAAAAATGTATTCACACTTTTTCTATATTTCTATATTTTTTCTTTTTTCCCAACTCATTTTGATAAAAAAAAGCCGACCAATAAAGGCCGACTTAAATTGTTCTATTAGTTAAATCTTTGACTTACCATATCATAAATGTACTTCGCTTGTGTAAATTCAGGTTGTAACGTATAAGCTTCTTTTAAATGATGTAGCGCTTGATCACTTTGCTCTGTAGAAACAGCATATAACACACCTAAATTATAATGGGCATCTGCATTCTTCTCGTCTTTTTCTAAGACATATTCTAATTCTACTTTCGCAAGATCAAACATTTCTAAAGAACAAAGTAAAATTCCATACGATAAACGAATTTGCAAGTCATCTGGCGCTAGCTCAGCAGCACGTTGCATATATGGTAACGCAAGCTTAACTTTTTCTTCTCGTTCAAATGATTTTGCTAACATATAGTAAGCATCAGCGCCTTCAATACCATGGTCAATAGACTTTTGATACAATTTTGCCGCTTCAATAAAACGTTCCGCATTATAGTATAAATTTGCTAGACCATAATATGCTGTAGCTGCAGTCTCATCAATTGTGATTGCTTTTTGGAAAAAGCGTTCTGCTCTCTCTTCATCATTCATTACTGCCAGTAAGTTTCCAAAATTGATATACCCTATTGCTTCATCAGGGTTATTTTCAATTGCTTCAGTAAATGCTTTTGCTGCATCTTCATATCGTTTTTCCTGAAATGCTTTGATCCCGATTTCGTTAAAATCCATGTAACCCTCTCCAACATAACAAAATTTTAGACGACTATATTCAGTCGTCTAAACAATTCCTATCCAACGTATGTTAACTTTTCACTATCTTTGAAAACTTCATCAATTGTTCCGCCACCTAAGCATTCGTCGCCATTATATAAAACAACGGCTTGGCCAGGTGTGATGGCACGAACTGGTTCTGCAAAGGTAATATGTGCACGACCGTCCTCTAGCAGTTCCACCTCTACCGGAGTATCTTCTTGGCGGTAACGGAATTTTGCAGTACAATTAAAAACTTTTTCTTTTGGTTTATTAGTTGTAAAGCCCATTTTTACCGCAGTTAATGAAGTTGAATATAAAGATTCATGGTGGAAACCTTGTCCAACATAAAGGACATTTCTCTCTAAATCTTTCCCTAGAACAAACCATGGCTCGCCCTCGCCACCAATGCCAAGACCATGACGTTGACCAATTGTGTAATACATTAAGCCATCATGTTGCCCCATCACTTTTCCATCAAATGTTTCCATTTTTCCTGGTTGCGCAGGTAAATACTGGCTTAAAAATTCTTTAAAGTTTCGTTCGCCAATAAAGCAAATACCTGTAGAATCTTTTTTCTTTGCTGTAGCAAGACCAGCTTCTTCAGCAATTTTTCTAACTTCTTTCTTTTCGATATTTCCTATAGGAAACATTACATGCTTCAACTGTTCTTGTGAAAGTTGGTTTAAAAAATACGTTTGGTCTTTATTATTATCTACCCCACGCAACATGACTACTTCTCCATCGCGTTCTTCAACTCGTGCATAATGTCCCGTTGCTAAATAATCTGCCCCTAATTTAAGTGCATGTTCAAGAAATGCTTTAAATTTAATCTCTTTATTACACATGACGTCTGGGTTTGGGGTACGCCCTGCTTTATATTCTTCTAGGAAATAAGAAAATACTTTATCCCAATATTGTTTTTCAAAATTTACCGCATAATAAGGAATCCCGATTTGATTACATACTTTAATTACATCATCGTAATCTTCTGTTGCCGTACATACACCAAATTCATCGGTATCGTCCCAGTTTTTCATAAAAATACCGATTACGTCATAGCCTTGTTTCTTTAATAAATAGGCAGCAACAGACGAATCGACCCCTCCTGACATTCCAACTACAACACGAATTTGTGATGGGTCTCTTGTTTCTACCATTGTGTTCACCTTTTCTATGTTAATTCGCAAGTCTTTTAACTATTTTTGCTGTTTTTATAGCTGCTGCTTTAATCATTTCTTCTGTTAATCCGATTCCGAAACTAAAGCGAATTGAATTACGCAACTCTTCAGTACCTGCTCCAAACATGGCAACAAGTACATGTGAAGGATCTATTGAACCAGCTGTACAAGCTGACCCGCTTGAAGCAAAGACTCCTTCAATATCTAGATTTACTAAAAACGATTCAACTTCCATACCTTTAAAACTAATATTTAGTACATGTGGTAAGAAGTACGATTCATGACCGTTTACTTCAAAGGAGAGCTGTTCACTTTTTAGAACATCTATAAAAATTTCACGATAACGCTGATACGTTTTTTGTTTTTCTTGAAGTCCGTTTTGTGCAATTTCAACAGCCTTAGCAAATCCGACTGCTGCTGGTACATTTTCAGTCCCTGCTCGGCGTTTTTTTTCTTGGGATCCTCCATAAAAAGTAGCTGCTAAAGGTATTCCAGTTCGCTGATATAAAAAACCAATTCCTTTAGGACCGTTTAATTTATGGCTTGAAACACTCAATAAGTCGACGTTTAGTTCATCGACATTTAGTTTTTCAATACCGAATGCTTGAACTGCATCAGTATGGAAGACTGCTTGATGTTCTTTTAATAATTGTCCAATCTCTGCAATTGGTTGAGTTGTCCCTACCTCATTATTTCCGTACATAAGCGTCACTAGGATTGTATCATCACGTAGTGCTTTCTTAAACTCATCAACTGAAATCCGACCTGTTCGATCAACTTGTAAATAAGTAACTTCAAAGCCCTCTTTTCCAAGCTTTTCACAAGCATTCAGTACTGCATGATGTTCAATTTGTGTTGTAATAATATGTTTGCCCTTTGAACGATTAGCATATGCTGTCCCAAAAATCGCTGTATTGTCAGCTTCAGTACCACCACTTGTTAGAATAATTTCATTATCTTTTGCACCGATTGCTTTAGCTAATGTGGAACGAGCGTTATCTAAAACTTTACGTGCTGCACGTCCAGCTGTATGGATACTTGAAGGATTACCATATACTGACTCCATTGCCTTATGAATCTCAACGATTACATCCGGATGCATTGGCGACGTGGCAGCATGATCTAAATAGATGGATTCCATCGTAAATCATAAACTCCTTTATACTGCTAAATAATTTAAACTATGTTTTTTATTATGGTTAAATATAGAACATATAACCATCGTAATCATTATCGTCCTTATGTTTTGCTAAGTCATCAATTGTCGTTGTCTCAAGAACATTTTTAACGGCATCACGGATCCGAATCCATAATTCTCTTTGGGGAGATTCTTCATTTTCAATACCTTCAACTGGTTGAATTGGTCCCTCCAACGTTTTAATAACATCAGCTGCGGAGATTTTTGAAGGTGGAAGTGCTAACAAATATCCTCCATATGCCCCACGCACACTTTTTACTAGACCTGCAATTCTTAATGGAGAAACTAATTGCTCTAGATATGCTTCAGAAAGCTCTTTCTCAGCAGCAATTTGACGCAGAGGAATCGGTCCCTCTCCATAATGCTTTGCAAGTTCTATCATAATTGTTAATCCATAACGACCTTTTGTAGAAATTTTCATTATAACACCTCTTTTTTTCTTGTCCATTCATATGCTCAAGTATACCATAACTCCTTTAATTCCACTCGGAAAAGGTCTATTATTAGTGTATCTATTGAAAAGATCGGAGGATTTTGACATGCAAAATGAGCCATTAGCTTTTCGAATGCGTCCTCGCAATTTAGATGAAGTCGTAGGACAACAGCATATCATAGGAAAAGAAACAACATTATATAAAATGATTCAAAATGGACACGTCCCATCAATGTTGTTATATGGGGAACCAGGTATAGGGAAAACTTCGATTGCCCACGCCATCGCAGGAAATACGAAGCTTCCATTCTTTTCACTTAATGCAACTCATGCAGGTAAGAAGGATATCGAGCAAATCGTTGGGGAAGCAAGACTTGTAGGAAAAGTTATTTTATTTTTAGATGAAATCCATCGGTTTAATAAATTACAGCAAGACACTTTGCTACCACATGTTGAGAATGGCTCTATTGTTTTAATTGGTGCAACGACAGAAAACCCTTTTCACGATGTGAACCCAGCCATCCGTTCAAGATGTGGTGAAATCCTACAATTAAAACGACATACCATCGAAGATATAAAACAGTTGATTAGAAACGCATTAACAGACCAAGAACGCGGACTTGGAAAAATAGACATTGAAATTTCGGACGAGCAAATTGAAAAAATAGCCATTGCCGCTAACGGTGATGCGAGAAAATCATTAACTCTACTTGAATCCATTTACTATGCTTCAGATGAAGTTGATAGAAAAATAATAATTAAAGATCATATCATCGAACATCTTTCAAAAAGAATCGGTGTTTACGGCGATAAAGGCGGATCACATTTTTATAACTTATTATCTGCTTTACAAAAATCAGTTCGCGGTAGTGATACAAATGCCGCGCTTTATTACTTAGCACATCTTCTTGAAAATGGAGATTTAATAGCAGTTTGCAGAAGGTTACTTGTAATGGCCTATGAGGATATTGGATTAGCAAATCCAGATGTGGGGGCACATGTATATGCTGCAACAGAATCTGCAAAGGTTCTTGGGCTACCTGAAGCAAGAATTCCACTTGCAAACGCTGTTATTGAGATGTGCTTATCGTCCAAATCCAATTCTGCATACAGTGCCTTAGACTCTGCAATTGCTTCGATTCACGAAGGGAAAACAGGCGATATTCCTTCACATCTACGAGACGCCCATTACGAAGGTGCAAAGGTACTTGGACACGTTGGATATAAGTATCCTCACGATACGCCAATTGGGACTTTTGGCGGTTGGGTAGATCAGCAGTATTTACCTGATAACTTAATTAATGTTGAATTCTATAAACCTGTGATTGCAGGAGATGAAAAGCGAATGGCTGCCATCTATGATAGACTGAAAAATTTTAAATCTTCCAAATAATGTCTAAGTTAAATGTTCAAATCAAAACATATGATCTTTAGATTAAAAAATAGACAAGGTCATAATGACTTTGTCTATTTTTGCTAAATTTTTAATTTATAGTATCTGCTTTTGTTCCGATGTGCAGTTCATAAAACGCTGCTAAGCATTCATCTAATTGGTAGTCTTGAGAATAATAAAATATCTTAAAATTCCCCTTAGCTCCATCCATTAAATCAAGTTCTTCATAAGTATGACTAATTTCTTCTAAGAGTTCTTTATTTCTTTTTTGAACGTT
Coding sequences:
- a CDS encoding NupC/NupG family nucleoside CNT transporter, translating into MNILWGIFGILVVVLIAILFSMNRKAINWRTIFGGLAIQLAFAFVVLKWEFGREVLMRISEGIQNLINYANEGITFVFGPLADTEATGFVFAIHVLTVIIFFSALISVLYYLGIMQIVIRILGGALSKLLGTSKVESVNSAANIFVGQTEAPLVIRPFLEKMTKSELFAVMTGGLASVSGSVLVGYSLLGVPLEYLIAASFMAAPAGLVMAKLMLPETEKVDESNFRLDKGSDSANVIDAAARGAGDGLKLAVNVGAMLLAFIALIALLNGILSGIGSIFGFEHITLEGILGYVFSPLAFAIGVPWQEAVTAGSYIGQKLVLNEFVAYSNFGPDIPNLSDKTVMIISFALCGFANLSSMAILIGGLGSMAPNRRPIIAKMAVRAVFAGTLASLLSAAIAGMFI
- a CDS encoding tetratricopeptide repeat protein, translated to MDFNEIGIKAFQEKRYEDAAKAFTEAIENNPDEAIGYINFGNLLAVMNDEERAERFFQKAITIDETAATAYYGLANLYYNAERFIEAAKLYQKSIDHGIEGADAYYMLAKSFEREEKVKLALPYMQRAAELAPDDLQIRLSYGILLCSLEMFDLAKVELEYVLEKDEKNADAHYNLGVLYAVSTEQSDQALHHLKEAYTLQPEFTQAKYIYDMVSQRFN
- the mnmA gene encoding tRNA 2-thiouridine(34) synthase MnmA; the protein is MVETRDPSQIRVVVGMSGGVDSSVAAYLLKKQGYDVIGIFMKNWDDTDEFGVCTATEDYDDVIKVCNQIGIPYYAVNFEKQYWDKVFSYFLEEYKAGRTPNPDVMCNKEIKFKAFLEHALKLGADYLATGHYARVEERDGEVVMLRGVDNNKDQTYFLNQLSQEQLKHVMFPIGNIEKKEVRKIAEEAGLATAKKKDSTGICFIGERNFKEFLSQYLPAQPGKMETFDGKVMGQHDGLMYYTIGQRHGLGIGGEGEPWFVLGKDLERNVLYVGQGFHHESLYSTSLTAVKMGFTTNKPKEKVFNCTAKFRYRQEDTPVEVELLEDGRAHITFAEPVRAITPGQAVVLYNGDECLGGGTIDEVFKDSEKLTYVG
- a CDS encoding cysteine desulfurase family protein codes for the protein MESIYLDHAATSPMHPDVIVEIHKAMESVYGNPSSIHTAGRAARKVLDNARSTLAKAIGAKDNEIILTSGGTEADNTAIFGTAYANRSKGKHIITTQIEHHAVLNACEKLGKEGFEVTYLQVDRTGRISVDEFKKALRDDTILVTLMYGNNEVGTTQPIAEIGQLLKEHQAVFHTDAVQAFGIEKLNVDELNVDLLSVSSHKLNGPKGIGFLYQRTGIPLAATFYGGSQEKKRRAGTENVPAAVGFAKAVEIAQNGLQEKQKTYQRYREIFIDVLKSEQLSFEVNGHESYFLPHVLNISFKGMEVESFLVNLDIEGVFASSGSACTAGSIDPSHVLVAMFGAGTEELRNSIRFSFGIGLTEEMIKAAAIKTAKIVKRLAN
- a CDS encoding Rrf2 family transcriptional regulator, which produces MKISTKGRYGLTIMIELAKHYGEGPIPLRQIAAEKELSEAYLEQLVSPLRIAGLVKSVRGAYGGYLLALPPSKISAADVIKTLEGPIQPVEGIENEESPQRELWIRIRDAVKNVLETTTIDDLAKHKDDNDYDGYMFYI
- a CDS encoding replication-associated recombination protein A: MQNEPLAFRMRPRNLDEVVGQQHIIGKETTLYKMIQNGHVPSMLLYGEPGIGKTSIAHAIAGNTKLPFFSLNATHAGKKDIEQIVGEARLVGKVILFLDEIHRFNKLQQDTLLPHVENGSIVLIGATTENPFHDVNPAIRSRCGEILQLKRHTIEDIKQLIRNALTDQERGLGKIDIEISDEQIEKIAIAANGDARKSLTLLESIYYASDEVDRKIIIKDHIIEHLSKRIGVYGDKGGSHFYNLLSALQKSVRGSDTNAALYYLAHLLENGDLIAVCRRLLVMAYEDIGLANPDVGAHVYAATESAKVLGLPEARIPLANAVIEMCLSSKSNSAYSALDSAIASIHEGKTGDIPSHLRDAHYEGAKVLGHVGYKYPHDTPIGTFGGWVDQQYLPDNLINVEFYKPVIAGDEKRMAAIYDRLKNFKSSK